Sequence from the Caballeronia sp. SL2Y3 genome:
TTCGAACTCGCCATCATCAACGGCGTCGATCGCTACAGCCTCGCTATCGACGTGATCGACCGCGTGCCGGGTCTTTCCAGCACGGCGGCGCATACCAAGGAAATGCTCAAGAATCAGATCATCGAGAGCATTCGTTATGCGCATGAGGAAGGTATCGATCGGGACGAGATCCGCGAATGGACGTGGAAGGGTTGATGCGATGACACAAGGCATCGTGGTGTTGAATAGCGGTTCGTCGTCACTGAAGTTCGGCGTGTTCGTGCCGCACCCTAACGAACATGCGTGCGACGAACATGCGTGGCTCACGGGCAGCGCGAAAGGGATCGGGCGCGAGAACGGGTCGCTCGCCATGCGCTCGGCGGATGGCAGCATCGATATCTCGCAGGATCACCTGATGGAGTCGCAGCACGACGCATTGCAGCGCGTTGCCGATGCCCTTCGCGAGCACTTGCACGAGCCGCTCGCGGCGGTGGGGCATCGCGTCGTGCACGGCGGCCCGCGTGTGCGCGCGCATTGCAAACTCACGCCGGAGGTGAAGAAGCGCCTGACCGAAGCGGTTGCGTTCGCGCCGCTGCATCTGCCGCAGTCGCTGGCGTTGATCGACGAAGCGCAACGCATCTTCTCAGGCATGCCGCATTTTGCATGCTTCGATACGGTGTTCCATCGCACGCTGCCGGAACGTGCGACTCGCTTTGCGTTACCGCGTGACTATGCGCAACGCGGCGTGGTGCGTTATGGCTTTCACGGGCTGTCTTATGAGTACATCGTGAGCACGCTGGGCGACGCGGTGCCCTCGCGCGTCGTGATCGCTCATCTGGGGTCCGGCGCGAGTCTGTGCGCGCTGAAAGACGGCCGTTCTGTCGATACGTCGATGGGCATGACGCCGACGGGCGGCATCCCGATGGCGACGCGCAGCGGCGATCTCGACCCCGGCGTGCTGATTCATCTGTTGCGCCACGAATCAATCGACGCGGACGCGCTCGAAGCGCTCGTCAATCGTTCGAGCGGCCTGAAGGCGCTGTCGAATTCCGACGACGACATGCAGACCTTGCTCGCCCGCCGCGATCAGGGCGATACAGACGCGGCGCTCGCGATCGACGTGTTCTGTGACGCGATCCGAAAGACCATCGGCGCCTATGCGGCCGTGCTCGGCGGGCTCGACCTCATCGTGTTCAGCGGCGGTATAGGCGAGCATAGTGAAGCCATTCGTGCGCAGATACTGGAAGGGCTGGCGTTTCTGAATGCGCCGCATCGCGTTGTACCTACCGATGAGGAAACGCAGATTGCCCGGCATTGCCGGCGCTTGCTTGCCGGGTGACTCTTTGCATCTTGCATGCTGAACGATGCATCTTGCATGCAGCATGCAAGAAGCAAAACGCCCGGCGGCTACGATGCTGGCCGGGCGCGCCCGCCGTAACGATCAAACCTTAACGCGAGCCTGCGGCATGGTCTCGCTGCCGCAACGCCTGCGGCAAGCCGAACAGCAACAACAGCGCACAGACGACGCTCATCGCGCCGATTGCATACAGCGCGGGCGTCGTGCTGCCGGTGACATCGCGGATACGACCGACCATCACCGGGCTCACGATTCCGCCCAACTGCCCGAGGGTATTGATCAGCGCAATGCCGCCCGCCGCACCCGCACCGGTCAGCAGCTTCGGCGGCAACGCCCAGAATGCGGGGATCGAAGCGATGACGCCCGCGCCCATCACGCCGAGCGCGACGATCAAGAACGTCGTCTGCTTGTCGAATGCGCCTGCCGCGAAGAAACCCGCCGCCGCCATCAAGAGCAACGCACAGACGAACTTGCGGCGTTCGCCGGATGTGTCGGACATGCGCCCCACGACGACCATGCACACCGCGCCGCAAATGTATGGAACCGCCGTCAACAAGCCGATGATCGTCGGATTATGCGTACCCGCTGCGCGGATCAGATGCGGCGCCCAGAAGTTGAGGCCGTACGATGCAATCTGAATCAGAAAGTAGATGAGGCCGAGCATCAGGAAGCCCGGTGTCCGGATTGCACCGAAGAGCGAATGACCCGTCGTCGTCGGCTGACTTTGCGTCGCGATCTGGCTCTTGAGCGTGTTCTTTTCCGCGCCGGTGAGCCAAGCGGCATCGTCGATGCGGTCCTTCAACACCTTGAGCACGAGCACGCCCAGCAACAGGCAAGGCAAGCCGCCGAGCAAGAACAGCCAATGCCATCCCGCGATGCCGAGCACGCCGTTCATATGCGCGAGCACGAGGCCCGACAACGGCGCACCGACGAGCCCCGAGAACGCGGATGCGAGAAACAGCAAGGACGTGATTCGCCCGCGATAGCTGGCCGGAAACCACAAAGTCAGGTAGTACAGCACGCCGGGCGCGAAGCCGGCTTCCATCGCGCCGATGACGAAGCGCAGCGCATAGAACTGCCATTCCGTCTGCACGAAGACCATGAGCGCGGTCGCGATTCCCCACGAAATCATGATGCGCGCGATCCAGCGCCGTGCACCGACCTTGTACAACAGCAGATTGCTCGGCACCTCGAATATGACGTAACCGATCACGAAGAGGCTTGCGCCGAGACCGTAGGCGGTATCGGAAAAGCCGAGCGTGCTTTGCAGCTGAAACTTCGCGAAGCTGATGTTGATACGGTCGAAGAAGGCGAAGAGATAGCACAGCATGATGAGCGGCATGAGCCGCCATGCCACTTTGCGAACGATGTCGCTCGTATTCTGCAATGCCTGCGGCTTGTCCGCGGCGGATACGCTTAGGTCGCTCATGATTGTCTCCTTGTTTGTCCGTCCGTGATCGGAATTGTTATCGGACAGGCTGCTTCAGATGGTTCGGACGTAATGGGGTACTCAAACGGGCACGGGATGCAGGTCGCTATTGCGCCCGGCCTTCGCCACTTGCCCCGGCACGTCATGGCCGACGAGCGCAGGCAGCGTCCGCGATAGCGCGATGAGTTTCGCGAGATCGATGCCGGTCGGGATGCCCATCTCGTCGCACATGTTCACGAGGTCTTCGGTGCAGATGTTGCCGGATGCACCGGGCGCGAACGGGCAACCGCCCAGCCCGCCTAACGCGGCATCGAAGCGTCGCGCGCCGGCATCGTAAGCGGCCAGCACGTTGGCGAGGCCCAAACCGCGCGTGTTATGGAAATGCAGCGTCAACGCGGAAGCCGGAACATGTTCGAGCACGCGCGATACCACGCGCTCGACTTGACGAGGATTCGCCATTCCCGTCGTATCCGCCAGCGTGACGCCTTCCATACCCATCTCGCGATAGCTGCGGACAATGGACACGACGCGGTCTTCATCGATGCGCCCTTCGAAAGGACAGCCGAACGCCGTGGCCACCGTGCCGTTCAAACTTATATTCGTTGTCCGAACTATCTCCGCGAAGCCATCGAGCGATGCTTCGCAACTCATACGCATGTTCGCGCGATTGTGCGTCTGGCTTGCCGACATCACGAGGTTCAGTTCATCGGCTCCCGCCGCGACCGCGCGCTGTGCGCCCTTCACGTTCGGCACGAGCGCGACGTACACCACGCCCGGCGCGCGTCGGATGCCGCGGAAGACCGCATCGCCGTCGCGCAGTGCGGGAATCGCCTTGGGCGAGACGAACGAGCCCGCCTCGATGCGCGTGAAACCGCACGCCGAC
This genomic interval carries:
- a CDS encoding acetate/propionate family kinase yields the protein MTQGIVVLNSGSSSLKFGVFVPHPNEHACDEHAWLTGSAKGIGRENGSLAMRSADGSIDISQDHLMESQHDALQRVADALREHLHEPLAAVGHRVVHGGPRVRAHCKLTPEVKKRLTEAVAFAPLHLPQSLALIDEAQRIFSGMPHFACFDTVFHRTLPERATRFALPRDYAQRGVVRYGFHGLSYEYIVSTLGDAVPSRVVIAHLGSGASLCALKDGRSVDTSMGMTPTGGIPMATRSGDLDPGVLIHLLRHESIDADALEALVNRSSGLKALSNSDDDMQTLLARRDQGDTDAALAIDVFCDAIRKTIGAYAAVLGGLDLIVFSGGIGEHSEAIRAQILEGLAFLNAPHRVVPTDEETQIARHCRRLLAG
- a CDS encoding MFS transporter is translated as MSDLSVSAADKPQALQNTSDIVRKVAWRLMPLIMLCYLFAFFDRINISFAKFQLQSTLGFSDTAYGLGASLFVIGYVIFEVPSNLLLYKVGARRWIARIMISWGIATALMVFVQTEWQFYALRFVIGAMEAGFAPGVLYYLTLWFPASYRGRITSLLFLASAFSGLVGAPLSGLVLAHMNGVLGIAGWHWLFLLGGLPCLLLGVLVLKVLKDRIDDAAWLTGAEKNTLKSQIATQSQPTTTGHSLFGAIRTPGFLMLGLIYFLIQIASYGLNFWAPHLIRAAGTHNPTIIGLLTAVPYICGAVCMVVVGRMSDTSGERRKFVCALLLMAAAGFFAAGAFDKQTTFLIVALGVMGAGVIASIPAFWALPPKLLTGAGAAGGIALINTLGQLGGIVSPVMVGRIRDVTGSTTPALYAIGAMSVVCALLLLFGLPQALRQRDHAAGSR
- a CDS encoding hydroxymethylglutaryl-CoA lyase — protein: MTRDYSERLIVQEVAPRDGLQIEAKWVETADKVALIDGLSACGFTRIEAGSFVSPKAIPALRDGDAVFRGIRRAPGVVYVALVPNVKGAQRAVAAGADELNLVMSASQTHNRANMRMSCEASLDGFAEIVRTTNISLNGTVATAFGCPFEGRIDEDRVVSIVRSYREMGMEGVTLADTTGMANPRQVERVVSRVLEHVPASALTLHFHNTRGLGLANVLAAYDAGARRFDAALGGLGGCPFAPGASGNICTEDLVNMCDEMGIPTGIDLAKLIALSRTLPALVGHDVPGQVAKAGRNSDLHPVPV